The genome window TGTGGTCGCATTGAATCGAGATCTAATGCTTGAAAGACAAGCTGATCGAAATCATGACTAAACTCTCTTGCCTGGGCGACTAACTTTCGCTCGGATGGGTCGAGCAAATGTCCGATAAATTTTGAGTGATCTGCCATGATTCTTAAGAAGAAAACATTCTCTTTAATAATGGTTTCAGGTAATGGCTGTAATTTTCCTTCATTTAAATCCCTTAAGCGATTAGCAAAGTATGCGGCCTCCCGACTCGTATGGTCGAGTAATAATGGATAGTTATTGGAACGAATGTCACAATTTAAAGTTAAGCCTAGAACTTTTCGTTTATATGCCCAGATTGAAGTTGCGGCTTGATACACCTCTACGTTGAACTTAGCCACTTCATGAGGATCAGAATGCAAGGAAAACTTACTTAGCTTCTCTTCAATCCTTTCAAATAAAGTGATGAATTGCTCTGCCTCTTCAATCAGCTTTGTATCACCATAGCTGAAGCCTAAACTTAAAAATAAAGCATGCTCCTTCATAATCCTTGACCAAAACCTTGTCTCATCAAGTGATCTAGACACAAATATGTTTATCTTAATCGGCCTCCTTCATATAACGCTGATCTTGTATCCTATTCATAGGTTTATGCTCAGACTAGGTTGTCTAAGAACTGATTGAAACTTTGCTAGGTCTTGAATATAATAAAAGCTTGATTAATCATTGATTAATCAAGCTTTCGACTTAGATTAGAATCCCATTCTTCCAGCATATTCCTCTGTTTTCCAGTCTTGTTTCATTGTTCGTCTTTGATTTTCTTGCAGGTCCTTGACGATTTTATCTACATCGATTTGCTGTTCGTAATGCCATTGAAGTGCGACGGACATATACAGTTCATTCAGCTGTGCAATCGACAATCCCTCCGTTTGTGTTGTTAAATGATCCAACACCACTTCATCAAGGAATTGTGTCAGTCCTTTCTTACGTAAATATTCGTTGCGTAATGCATCATCAGGCTGCTTGATTTCGTATGCACGATCAAAGCGACCGGCCCGATTAATTAGTGCTGGGTCAATCTTCTCAGGATAGTTTGTTGTACCGATTAGAAAGATTCCCTCTTTTGTTGTTGCACCATCCAATGTATTTAAGAAAACGGATCTTGCATGTTCAGGCATCGAGTCAATATCTTCGATGATGAGAATCATTGGTGCGATTTTTGTAACCGTGGAGAATACTTCTTTAATCGAGTAGCTAGTTGTATATTCGGTAATTTGCCAGTAAACAACGGGTGCTGAAACACTGCCAGCAATTGATTTTACAAGTGTTGTTTTTCCGTTGCCAGGACTTCCATATAAGAGTATTCCTCGTCTATAAGGAATATTATATTTTTTAAAGAAGGTCCCACTCTTATGAAAGAATTCGTCGATGGAGCGGTAAATATCTGTTTTCACATCTTCTTCCAGTAAAATGTCTTCTCTTTGGATTTGGTTTGTTATTTGTTCCTTAGATCTCTCTAGCCCATCTTCTGTATCTGTCAGCACATTGATACCGTCAAGCATATAATTGCGCTGTTTCTCAAGAATATAATTAAAGAAGTCAAGCAATAATTGCTGATCCCTCGAAAACACAAATTCCTGAATATAATCAGAGTGGCTTTGAAAAATCGGAATTCGGACGATTGCTACCTCATAGTTCGGAAAGTAGAAAATATTATTTACGAGTGAAGGTGTAACGGAAAAGCGTTCACCTTCTGTGTAGCTAATATTGAAAGTACCCAACGTATCATAAATACTTGCAATCACTTCCACATCGAGTTCTTTCTTCTTTAGAATTTGTTCAATTGTATTGAAAACTTCCTCGATCCCTTCTTCAGAAGAGAACAGCTTAAAATCATGTCCGAGATTCTTCGCTAATACTTCTTTAATCTTCGTAATTGCCACGGCATAATCATAATAATGTGCAATTGTATTGCTATCTGTATCACTATATTTAATTAATGTCGGTTTGTTGTTCATGCGAACTTCCTCTCGTATTTAATAATCATTTATTTAATTTTGGAGATATTTCAGAATCATCACAGGATTATCATATCATATTCAAAGCTGGACTTAAATATGTGTTTGGAGTGCCTGTCACTTCCCGGATTATGTCGAATCCCAGCAATGCTGGAATAAATGAGATTACTTTATTTAAGAAAAATCAATAAGCTAGTAATGATATAGGCAAACTGATAGAATTTAATTAATATAAAGTCCAATTTAAGTATATAGAAAGGCGATGACATGATGAATGTAGAAGTAATCCTCAATGACGTAGCAATTGAAACAACAAATTTTCGACAAGAGCTGTTGCAGAGGAACGGGAAAGCTCGTCACAAAATCAACTTTGACTTTAAAGTGAAAAGTGAACAATCGCATAAAATTACGACACTGCTCTACAAAAATGACTTCACTGTAAAGGTTCCAACCAAAGGATTGAAATTTGAAGCGACGATTTATAATTATTCCACTTCGATTATCGATCTAACAGTAGAAGGAGCAGTAAGTGACTTTAAATTGGAATTGATCGAAAAAGTTTAAGAAAGGTTACTTTATTTCGTCATTTTGTTATATAATGAATGATTATTAGGAACTACGTATATTTTCAGTTTAATATGAAACTTAGAAGGGATGGTCTACTTGGTAAATCAAATTAAACCTCGAACAGCACTAAAAAACATAGAGCCATACACACCTGGAAAACCGATTTGGGAATTACAACAGGAATTAAATCTTGATAAAGTAATTAAGCTAGCTTCAAATGAAAATCCATTCGGTCCATCTCCAAAAGGAGTAGAAGCAATTTCCTCTGAATTAGCGGAGCTTAACCGCTATCCAGATGCTGACACCGTTGCGCTAAAAGAGGCAATTGCTAAAAGCCTGAGTGTTAAGAAAGAACAAATTATCGTCACAAATGGAGCGGATGAATTAATCACATTAATTTCCGAAGCTTTCCTTGAGAAAGAAGATGAGATTATCGTTCCATCACCATCCTTTAGTGAATATGATTTTGGCGCACAAATCATGGGTGCAACGATTGTTCCTGTTCCGCTTGAGGAAGGATTTCAGTTTAATGTCCAGAAGATTGTAGATGCGATTACAGAGCAAACAAAGTTATTATACCTTTGTTCACCGAATAACCCGACAGGTACATATCTATCAAAAACAGAATTGGATCAGCTGCTTCAAGCTGTGCCTAATAATGTATTGGTTGTGTTTGACGGTGCATATAGTCATTATGCGACAGCCGATGACTATACAAATGGGATCGAATATGTCAGAGCTGGTAAACCAATTTTAGTCCTGCAAACTTTTTCAAAAATTTACGGACTTGCAGGAATCCGCGTTGGCTTCGGTATTGCACCTCAATCAATCATCCAGAGCATCTTGAAGGTGAAAGAACCATTTAATGTGAATAGTTTAGCACAAGCTGCAGCAACAGCTGCTATTATGGACGCGGAACACGTAGAAAAATCACGAGAAGGCAATTCTGCAGGTCGTGAGCAGCTTTATCAAGCTTTCCAAAATCTAAATTTAGATTATATAAAAACAGAAAGTAACTTTATCCTTGTTAAATTTGGACCGAATGCAGAGAAAATTTATCATGATCTACTTGCTAAAGGAGTAATCCTTCGCTATGGAAAAACATGGGGATTACCTGAATATGTTCGTGTTTCAATAGGTACAGAGGAAGAGAATTTATATTTTATCGAGTCTTTAACATCAATTTTAGTCAACGAATGACGGAGGTATGAATCAGTGAACAATCTTGCTAAACAGTTAAATGCAGATATCAGTGAAGAAAATAATGAATACTATGAGTTACTTTCCAATCTTGGCCGAAGCATGTACTACCCAAAAGGAATATTGAGCCAAAGCGCTGAGGCTAGTAAGAAAGCGACGCGCTATAATGCAACCGTCGGGATTGCAACAGAAGGGAACGGACCAATGCATTTCGAACATATCCAGAAAAACTTGGATGCGTACGCACCAAAGGATATTTATCCGTATGCACCGCCTGCTGGAAAACCGGCACTTCGTCAGGCTTGGAAGGAAAAATTAGTGAAAGAAAATCCTTCACTAAAAGGAAAAAACTTTGGACTGCCGATTGTTACCAATGCACTTACACACGGACTAAGCATTGCGGCCGATTTATTTGTAGATGAAGGTGATACACTTATCATGCCAGATAAGTTTTGGGGGAATTATAATTTAACTTTCACGATTCGCCGCGGCGGTAAGATAGAAACGTTTGCGTTATTTAATGAAGAAAATAAATTTAATGTTATAGCCTTTAAAGAATGTTTAATGGCACAAAAGGATAAAGGAAAAGCAATCGTATTGCTTAACTTCCCGAATAATCCAACAGGGTATACACCACACGCTCCTGAAGTAGCTGGTATCGTATCAGCATTAGAAGCAGCAGCTGAGGCAGGAATAAATCTAGTTGTTCTTCTTGATGATGCCTACTATGGATTGTTCTATGAGGATTCAGTGAAAGAATCCATTTTTGGCCAGCTAATCGGATTGCACAGAAGAATATTACCGGTGAAAATCGACGGAGCAACAAAAGAAAACTATGTGTGGGGTTTACGTGTTGGCTTCGTTACTTATGGGGTTGAGAATCCAGCAATCGCACATGCATTGGAGCAAAAAACGATGGGGATTATTCGCGCAACAATCTCAAGCGGATCACACTTGTCACAAACGGTTATATTAGAATCACTGCAATCAAGTGAATTTGAAGCAGAAAAACAAGTGAAGCATGATATTTTGGAAAAGAGAGCGAATAAGGTAAAAGCTGTTTTAGCGAAAGAAGAATATAATGCCTACTGGTCTGTTTATCCATTTAACTCTGGATATTTCATGTGTTTGAAGCTAAATGGAGTAGATGCTGAGGAATTACGAATCCATTTGCTAGATAAATATGGAGTGGGGACAATCGCTGTTAATCCAACAGATCTGCGAATTGCCTTTTCAAGTGTAGAAGAAGAGGATATTGAAGGATT of Oceanobacillus zhaokaii contains these proteins:
- a CDS encoding aminotransferase class I/II-fold pyridoxal phosphate-dependent enzyme → MNNLAKQLNADISEENNEYYELLSNLGRSMYYPKGILSQSAEASKKATRYNATVGIATEGNGPMHFEHIQKNLDAYAPKDIYPYAPPAGKPALRQAWKEKLVKENPSLKGKNFGLPIVTNALTHGLSIAADLFVDEGDTLIMPDKFWGNYNLTFTIRRGGKIETFALFNEENKFNVIAFKECLMAQKDKGKAIVLLNFPNNPTGYTPHAPEVAGIVSALEAAAEAGINLVVLLDDAYYGLFYEDSVKESIFGQLIGLHRRILPVKIDGATKENYVWGLRVGFVTYGVENPAIAHALEQKTMGIIRATISSGSHLSQTVILESLQSSEFEAEKQVKHDILEKRANKVKAVLAKEEYNAYWSVYPFNSGYFMCLKLNGVDAEELRIHLLDKYGVGTIAVNPTDLRIAFSSVEEEDIEGLFDCIYQGMKDLTGE
- a CDS encoding DUF2935 domain-containing protein; the protein is MSRSLDETRFWSRIMKEHALFLSLGFSYGDTKLIEEAEQFITLFERIEEKLSKFSLHSDPHEVAKFNVEVYQAATSIWAYKRKVLGLTLNCDIRSNNYPLLLDHTSREAAYFANRLRDLNEGKLQPLPETIIKENVFFLRIMADHSKFIGHLLDPSERKLVAQAREFSHDFDQLVFQALDLDSMRPQSETVPILDQFLDQNRVSVKSLRAFKKTASELIDECKIKSNIHPLLADHVFREADRFLHIIDMFDESLMANQ
- the hisC gene encoding histidinol-phosphate transaminase, whose protein sequence is MVNQIKPRTALKNIEPYTPGKPIWELQQELNLDKVIKLASNENPFGPSPKGVEAISSELAELNRYPDADTVALKEAIAKSLSVKKEQIIVTNGADELITLISEAFLEKEDEIIVPSPSFSEYDFGAQIMGATIVPVPLEEGFQFNVQKIVDAITEQTKLLYLCSPNNPTGTYLSKTELDQLLQAVPNNVLVVFDGAYSHYATADDYTNGIEYVRAGKPILVLQTFSKIYGLAGIRVGFGIAPQSIIQSILKVKEPFNVNSLAQAAATAAIMDAEHVEKSREGNSAGREQLYQAFQNLNLDYIKTESNFILVKFGPNAEKIYHDLLAKGVILRYGKTWGLPEYVRVSIGTEEENLYFIESLTSILVNE
- a CDS encoding DUF3219 family protein, translating into MMNVEVILNDVAIETTNFRQELLQRNGKARHKINFDFKVKSEQSHKITTLLYKNDFTVKVPTKGLKFEATIYNYSTSIIDLTVEGAVSDFKLELIEKV
- a CDS encoding ATP-binding protein, yielding MNNKPTLIKYSDTDSNTIAHYYDYAVAITKIKEVLAKNLGHDFKLFSSEEGIEEVFNTIEQILKKKELDVEVIASIYDTLGTFNISYTEGERFSVTPSLVNNIFYFPNYEVAIVRIPIFQSHSDYIQEFVFSRDQQLLLDFFNYILEKQRNYMLDGINVLTDTEDGLERSKEQITNQIQREDILLEEDVKTDIYRSIDEFFHKSGTFFKKYNIPYRRGILLYGSPGNGKTTLVKSIAGSVSAPVVYWQITEYTTSYSIKEVFSTVTKIAPMILIIEDIDSMPEHARSVFLNTLDGATTKEGIFLIGTTNYPEKIDPALINRAGRFDRAYEIKQPDDALRNEYLRKKGLTQFLDEVVLDHLTTQTEGLSIAQLNELYMSVALQWHYEQQIDVDKIVKDLQENQRRTMKQDWKTEEYAGRMGF